The following are from one region of the Candidatus Limnocylindria bacterium genome:
- a CDS encoding ABC transporter permease, with translation MSRAAVAILTRVLLVIFTFVLIVVLAQIALVAARSRFDHAPIADILQQAWEGTQDYFASLFQGSLGEATSTSILGGRRRSMGEVLLDAYPKSMLLVGLAVTLATVFGVTVGVVAAATRSTRLRAVLVGSMTAVISTPSFLLAILLILLSAEMVRRYNIRLWPSFGFGVDDHLILPTFVLAARPFAQIANFAFVAVDEELGADHVRTARSKGLLERVVIGRHALRNALVPILGAIAAALSIGLSTLPVVEVFFSWPGLGFSLLQAIQRFDAATAGTLLGALVVTIAVTRFALDAAAARLVHASTGAAS, from the coding sequence TTGAGTCGCGCTGCCGTCGCGATCCTCACGCGCGTCCTGCTCGTCATCTTCACCTTCGTTCTCATCGTCGTGCTCGCGCAGATCGCCCTCGTCGCGGCACGCTCCCGCTTCGATCACGCGCCCATCGCCGACATCCTCCAGCAAGCTTGGGAAGGGACACAGGACTACTTCGCGAGCCTCTTCCAGGGCTCGCTCGGCGAGGCCACGTCGACATCGATCCTCGGTGGACGGCGGCGCTCGATGGGCGAGGTGCTGCTCGACGCGTACCCCAAGAGCATGCTGCTCGTCGGCCTCGCGGTGACGCTGGCCACGGTGTTCGGCGTCACCGTCGGTGTGGTCGCCGCAGCCACCCGCAGCACGCGGCTGCGGGCGGTGCTCGTCGGCAGCATGACCGCGGTGATCTCGACGCCGTCGTTCCTCCTCGCGATCCTCCTCATCCTGTTGTCGGCCGAGATGGTGCGCCGTTACAACATCCGCCTCTGGCCGAGCTTCGGTTTCGGCGTCGACGACCATCTCATCCTTCCGACGTTCGTCCTCGCCGCGCGCCCGTTCGCCCAGATCGCGAACTTCGCGTTCGTCGCCGTCGACGAAGAACTCGGCGCGGACCATGTGCGCACCGCACGGTCAAAGGGCCTCCTCGAGCGCGTCGTCATCGGTCGCCATGCGCTGCGCAACGCGCTCGTGCCGATCCTCGGCGCGATCGCCGCCGCGCTTTCGATCGGACTCTCGACGCTGCCGGTCGTCGAAGTGTTCTTCTCGTGGCCGGGGCTTGGCTTCTCGCTGCTGCAGGCGATCCAGCGATTCGATGCCGCGACCGCCGGCACGCTGCTCGGTGCTCTCGTGGTGACGATCGCGGTGACCCGGTTCGCGCTCGACGCGGCCGCGGCGCGTCTGGTGCATGCGTCCACCGGAGCGGCGTCCTGA
- a CDS encoding DUF4349 domain-containing protein, giving the protein MRRSLRVLGLLAFVLVLAAACSQAAAPTASGPEFRNIGGNLGDGAAAVPAPPKGAPGSIAAFDATTTTQNGIPTLVTSPNRNLILTANVSMKTQDPWATADKARAIASGLGGDILAMSQTGQGDNRSALITVRVPSDRFDEALRQLKLLDGEVLTSNVDAKDVTDQFTDLQARLVAKQAEEQRYLQLFPQAKTVDETLKIDAALGNVRTQIEQLQGQLNLIKNRTEFSTITMSIAPIVTVPPTTGGAWDPSVTFAKAIAALSVFFRFAADLAIWVLVFGWLPLIGLALAFAAMRMRRPSAASPTA; this is encoded by the coding sequence ATGCGGCGCTCACTGCGCGTCCTCGGGCTTCTCGCGTTCGTCCTCGTGCTCGCAGCGGCCTGCTCGCAGGCGGCTGCCCCGACAGCATCCGGGCCTGAGTTCAGGAACATCGGCGGCAACCTCGGCGACGGCGCCGCGGCAGTCCCGGCGCCCCCGAAGGGCGCTCCCGGCAGCATCGCGGCGTTCGACGCGACGACCACGACGCAGAACGGCATCCCGACGCTCGTCACGAGCCCCAACCGGAATCTCATCCTGACCGCGAATGTCTCGATGAAGACGCAGGATCCGTGGGCGACCGCCGACAAGGCGCGCGCCATCGCGAGCGGACTCGGCGGCGACATCCTCGCCATGAGCCAGACCGGCCAGGGCGACAACCGCAGCGCGCTCATCACCGTGCGTGTTCCATCGGACCGCTTCGATGAAGCGCTCCGCCAGCTGAAGCTCCTCGACGGCGAGGTCCTGACGTCGAACGTCGACGCGAAGGACGTCACCGACCAGTTCACCGACCTGCAGGCGCGACTCGTCGCGAAGCAGGCCGAGGAACAGCGTTACCTCCAGCTCTTCCCGCAGGCGAAGACGGTCGATGAGACGCTCAAGATCGACGCGGCGCTCGGCAACGTGCGCACGCAGATCGAGCAGCTGCAGGGTCAGCTCAACCTCATCAAGAACCGGACCGAGTTCTCGACGATCACCATGTCGATCGCGCCGATCGTGACCGTGCCCCCGACGACGGGTGGCGCGTGGGACCCGTCGGTCACCTTCGCGAAGGCGATCGCCGCCCTCTCCGTGTTCTTCCGCTTCGCCGCCGACCTTGCGATCTGGGTCCTCGTGTTCGGCTGGCTCCCGCTCATCGGCCTCGCGCTCGCGTTCGCCGCGATGCGCATGCGCCGTCCCAGCGCAGCCTCTCCTACGGCCTAG
- a CDS encoding GNAT family N-acetyltransferase, whose translation MADVRIRPVNELDIEAICRIDERITGTYRPDMWEDRVVYFIRRDPDSSQVAEVDGKVVGFMLGEVRGGEFGMEEPTGWLEFFGVDPSARERGIGRGLTDALLAGFKRRGAHVARTMVRTQDADIARFVAAMGFTPAPVSALEKRLG comes from the coding sequence ATGGCTGACGTGCGCATCCGTCCGGTGAACGAGCTCGACATCGAGGCGATCTGCCGCATCGACGAGCGCATCACCGGCACGTACCGCCCCGATATGTGGGAAGACCGCGTCGTCTACTTCATCCGCCGCGACCCGGACTCATCGCAGGTCGCCGAGGTGGATGGCAAGGTCGTCGGCTTCATGCTCGGCGAGGTCCGCGGCGGCGAGTTCGGAATGGAAGAGCCGACCGGCTGGCTCGAGTTCTTCGGCGTCGATCCCTCGGCGCGCGAGCGCGGGATCGGACGCGGGCTCACCGACGCCCTGCTCGCCGGTTTCAAGAGGCGCGGCGCGCATGTCGCGCGCACGATGGTACGGACGCAGGACGCCGACATCGCTCGTTTCGTGGCGGCGATGGGCTTCACGCCCGCGCCGGTCAGCGCCCTGGAGAAGCGGCTCGGGTAA
- a CDS encoding M28 family metallopeptidase, whose translation MRRLLFAALIVASCGPTPVIASPTPRVSSTVSPSTAIVVAGAGVFDGPRAREHIAYLADPARGGRYSGSAGYLEAARYVADQFKAIGLEPLGDGGTYFQRFSMPIVDLSATPTLTRTGADERSWKHRIDFTESVGGRSGDGAVEAQVVVVGGGAKGGGQDDYAGVTTRGRIALVTGPTASGVVESAFAEGAVGVLVVGDTSIRYSFIPRFSTPTLPVLVITEGVANELLAPAARTVAQVQSSVRARRSNPTAPSPAFETGVTVRMSLPLTAVRDVEGINVVGLLRGNEPDLAKRAVLIGGHLDGVGTDPDGTVFAAANDNASGPAVTIEVARALTARRAELKRSIVFVAWAGEEEGLLGSEAYAARMAASPGRVESLVAYLNLDVIGCCGNTLEASDESPALVDRIRAAARTLGVPFQSMRGGGSDQTTFAKRGVPSSLILWSDYVLHTPRDTIALIETPRLQQAGDVVTAVALDLGRGEGP comes from the coding sequence TTGAGGCGGCTCCTATTCGCCGCACTCATCGTCGCGTCGTGCGGACCGACGCCGGTCATCGCGTCGCCGACGCCGCGCGTCTCATCTACCGTATCGCCGTCAACCGCGATCGTCGTCGCCGGCGCCGGTGTCTTCGACGGACCGCGGGCGCGCGAGCACATCGCGTACCTCGCCGATCCGGCACGCGGCGGCCGCTACAGCGGGTCGGCGGGCTACCTGGAAGCGGCGCGGTACGTCGCCGACCAGTTCAAGGCGATCGGCCTCGAGCCGCTGGGCGACGGCGGTACGTACTTCCAGCGCTTCTCGATGCCGATCGTCGATCTCAGCGCGACGCCGACCCTGACGCGAACCGGGGCGGACGAGAGGTCGTGGAAGCACCGCATCGACTTCACCGAGAGCGTCGGCGGTCGCTCCGGCGACGGAGCCGTGGAGGCACAGGTCGTCGTGGTCGGAGGCGGCGCGAAGGGCGGCGGCCAGGATGACTACGCCGGCGTGACGACTCGCGGGCGCATCGCGCTCGTGACCGGCCCGACGGCGAGCGGCGTCGTCGAGAGCGCCTTCGCGGAGGGCGCGGTCGGCGTCCTGGTCGTCGGCGACACCTCGATCCGCTATTCGTTCATCCCACGCTTCTCCACGCCAACGCTCCCGGTGCTCGTGATCACGGAGGGGGTCGCCAACGAGCTTCTCGCGCCCGCGGCGCGGACCGTCGCGCAGGTGCAGAGCAGCGTCCGCGCGCGACGATCGAACCCGACCGCGCCGTCGCCGGCGTTCGAGACCGGCGTGACCGTGCGCATGTCGCTCCCATTGACGGCGGTGCGCGATGTTGAGGGCATCAACGTCGTCGGTCTGCTGCGCGGGAACGAACCGGACCTCGCGAAACGCGCCGTCCTCATTGGCGGCCACCTCGACGGCGTCGGCACCGATCCCGACGGCACGGTCTTCGCCGCCGCGAATGACAACGCGTCCGGGCCCGCGGTCACGATCGAGGTCGCACGCGCGCTCACAGCGAGACGGGCCGAGCTCAAGCGTTCCATCGTCTTCGTCGCGTGGGCCGGCGAGGAAGAGGGCTTGCTCGGATCCGAGGCCTACGCCGCTCGCATGGCCGCGTCTCCGGGACGGGTCGAGAGTCTGGTCGCGTATCTGAACCTTGACGTCATCGGGTGCTGCGGCAACACGCTCGAGGCATCCGATGAGAGCCCCGCGCTCGTCGACCGGATCCGCGCGGCGGCTCGGACGCTCGGCGTGCCGTTCCAGTCGATGCGCGGCGGGGGCAGTGACCAGACGACGTTCGCGAAGCGCGGCGTCCCGTCGTCATTGATCCTGTGGAGCGACTACGTCCTCCACACACCTCGCGACACGATCGCGCTCATCGAGACGCCGCGGCTGCAGCAGGCCGGCGACGTCGTGACGGCCGTTGCGCTCGACCTCGGTCGGGGCGAGGGGCCATAG
- a CDS encoding Phenylacetic acid catabolic protein produces the protein MSDQIHMLPKAYHEAVEHWQRHNFPEFPELSKRWQQYFPKDEEFCLCARIEQGMPGEIQVGDKKGQPKAAVPSELDKEAAEQLLMIVRAQASTEFGSIQQHHGTFERANDPHDQTWVLRVMAEELRHGYQMIHLLTSADWSSVTDTKPQDMVEEILSMQTGSHVLAAFNLEYDSFGDSIVFAAFIDRVGKYQLTMQKVNAYAPMAASMPPMLREEAFHLAAGVIPMRRWMEAAASDRNATMDVSTIQKMVAKWYGRGLEMFGDERGGQTNVKLGLKDMANRQAQDLYIEECTKMLDDLNIRFVRARLAHLSREQADSAYERVKAGDTVEAVSRDDLLRLPDRRFFRRRGEPAFQLVGFDGEEFTDVEAYIAHVLKHLPEAYRASIDVKHWIEMQRKVSSGELELKKAISSMPRLARSGGACPCSKSVRWVMDS, from the coding sequence GTGAGCGATCAGATCCACATGCTGCCGAAGGCGTATCACGAGGCTGTTGAGCATTGGCAGCGGCACAACTTCCCTGAATTCCCGGAGCTCAGCAAGCGCTGGCAGCAGTACTTCCCCAAGGACGAGGAGTTCTGCCTATGTGCGCGGATCGAGCAGGGCATGCCGGGCGAGATCCAGGTCGGCGACAAGAAGGGGCAACCCAAGGCGGCCGTCCCGAGTGAGCTCGACAAGGAAGCGGCGGAGCAGCTCCTCATGATCGTTCGCGCGCAGGCGTCGACCGAGTTCGGCTCGATCCAGCAGCACCACGGCACCTTCGAGCGTGCCAACGACCCGCACGATCAGACCTGGGTCCTGCGCGTCATGGCCGAGGAGCTCCGCCACGGCTACCAGATGATCCACCTGCTCACGTCGGCTGACTGGTCGTCGGTGACCGACACGAAGCCGCAGGACATGGTCGAAGAGATCCTGTCGATGCAGACCGGTTCGCACGTACTCGCCGCGTTCAACCTTGAGTACGACAGCTTCGGCGACAGCATCGTCTTCGCCGCGTTCATCGACCGGGTCGGCAAATACCAGCTCACGATGCAGAAGGTGAACGCCTACGCGCCGATGGCCGCGTCGATGCCGCCGATGCTGCGAGAAGAAGCCTTCCATCTCGCCGCGGGCGTCATCCCGATGCGCCGCTGGATGGAGGCCGCCGCGAGCGATCGCAACGCGACGATGGATGTCTCGACGATCCAGAAGATGGTCGCGAAGTGGTACGGCAGGGGTCTAGAGATGTTCGGCGACGAGCGAGGCGGGCAGACGAATGTGAAGCTCGGCCTCAAGGACATGGCCAATCGTCAGGCGCAGGATCTCTACATCGAAGAGTGCACGAAGATGCTCGACGATCTGAACATCCGCTTCGTCCGCGCCCGGCTCGCGCACCTGTCGCGCGAGCAAGCCGATTCGGCCTATGAGCGCGTCAAGGCAGGCGACACGGTCGAGGCGGTCTCGCGCGACGACCTGCTGCGGCTGCCCGATCGCCGCTTCTTCCGACGTCGTGGCGAGCCGGCCTTCCAGCTGGTCGGGTTCGACGGCGAGGAGTTCACCGACGTCGAGGCGTACATCGCGCACGTGCTGAAGCACCTTCCCGAGGCGTACCGCGCGTCGATCGACGTCAAGCACTGGATCGAGATGCAGCGCAAGGTCAGCAGTGGCGAGCTGGAGTTGAAGAAGGCGATCTCGTCGATGCCGCGTCTTGCCCGCTCCGGCGGCGCGTGCCCGTGCTCGAAATCGGTGCGCTGGGTGATGGACTCGTAG
- a CDS encoding LLM class flavin-dependent oxidoreductase, whose translation MPVLEIGALGDGLVETGLGVDSRLGLSPSQLRDLAPEASALGYQSLWTNANVDYDPIAMCVAWHERSGLATGVSVVPIARNPAPVLALAARTAHEITGNKFILGVGSGSVTERPIRAVRAYIDELRRTAKDVPTYIGALGPQMLALAGRHADGAALNWCTPGQVAWSRERVGPRAKLVEYIRMCVDDDIAAARLALAKQILAYALMVRPSGARGYRAHFERMGFGRQLDELERRQAAGASEDDLARAVPDEVLNAIGYAGPASGAAAAFKTLSQGLDVAIVRVLVARSGSVDGVRAVMRAALA comes from the coding sequence GTGCCCGTGCTCGAAATCGGTGCGCTGGGTGATGGACTCGTAGAGACCGGTCTGGGCGTCGACTCGCGTCTTGGCCTGTCTCCGTCGCAGCTTCGCGATCTTGCGCCCGAGGCGAGCGCTCTCGGTTACCAGAGCCTCTGGACCAACGCGAACGTCGACTACGACCCGATCGCGATGTGCGTCGCATGGCACGAGCGATCGGGCCTCGCGACGGGCGTGTCCGTTGTCCCCATCGCGCGCAACCCCGCGCCGGTGCTCGCGCTCGCCGCGCGCACCGCGCACGAGATCACCGGGAACAAGTTCATCCTCGGCGTGGGCTCGGGCAGCGTGACCGAGCGGCCGATCCGCGCGGTGCGCGCGTATATCGACGAGCTCCGGAGGACGGCCAAGGATGTGCCGACCTACATCGGCGCACTCGGGCCGCAGATGCTCGCGCTGGCCGGCCGCCACGCCGACGGTGCGGCGCTCAACTGGTGCACGCCCGGGCAGGTCGCGTGGAGCCGCGAGCGGGTCGGACCTCGCGCGAAGCTGGTCGAGTACATACGCATGTGCGTCGACGACGACATCGCGGCGGCGCGCCTCGCGCTCGCGAAACAGATCCTCGCGTATGCGCTCATGGTGCGACCGAGTGGGGCGCGCGGTTATCGCGCGCATTTCGAGCGCATGGGCTTCGGCCGCCAGCTCGATGAGCTCGAGCGCCGGCAGGCGGCGGGCGCCTCTGAAGACGACCTCGCGCGCGCGGTGCCCGACGAGGTCCTGAATGCGATCGGGTACGCCGGTCCCGCTTCGGGAGCGGCCGCCGCGTTCAAGACGCTGAGCCAGGGCCTCGACGTCGCGATCGTCCGGGTGCTGGTCGCCCGGTCCGGGAGTGTCGACGGGGTCCGCGCGGTGATGCGAGCGGCGCTGGCCTAG
- the metG gene encoding methionine--tRNA ligase — translation MKFYVTTAIAYVNDRPGLHHGYEFTGADALARFHRQRGDEVFFLTGTDENATRNEQAAKEQGIPTRQLVDKYAAQFQQMADLWNISYDRFIRTTDADHVAGVQEFVRRWIANDDVYLTTYEGWYCTGCEAFYEESDLINGQCPIHPTRQIQRLKEENYFFRLSKYEQRLKDLYREHPEFCVPEIRRNEVLGWLDRGLRDISVSRRNLTWGIPFPDKPGHTVYVWFDALINYVTGVGFGADETTFKKWWPADLHVIGLDITRFHCIFWPAMLMSAGIELPRQVYAHGFLHYAGEGRLSRSSGNMIDPIAAANEWGSDALRYLLLREAPFAKDSPISPEILDLRFNADLANGLGNLVSRATKMVELYSDGRVPTPGKGGPSEKALRETAERALETHDVSAARLDFSDALAAIFSVVEEANKHFQRTQPWQAVKDPARKDEVDAALYAGLEAVRLVAYLLFPYMPTISPRIAEVLDVESPASAKWEAVARWGLLQPGKQIRSAPSLFPRLERAKTA, via the coding sequence ATGAAGTTCTATGTCACGACCGCCATTGCCTACGTCAACGACCGGCCCGGACTCCATCACGGTTACGAGTTCACGGGGGCGGACGCGCTTGCTCGCTTTCACCGCCAGCGCGGCGACGAGGTGTTCTTCCTCACCGGTACCGATGAGAACGCGACGCGCAACGAGCAGGCGGCCAAGGAGCAAGGAATACCGACCAGACAGCTCGTCGACAAATATGCCGCCCAATTCCAGCAGATGGCTGATCTTTGGAACATCTCCTACGACCGCTTTATCCGCACGACGGACGCCGACCACGTCGCGGGTGTCCAGGAGTTCGTGCGCCGCTGGATCGCGAACGACGACGTGTATCTCACCACCTACGAGGGCTGGTACTGCACCGGGTGCGAAGCGTTCTACGAGGAGAGCGATCTCATCAACGGGCAGTGTCCGATCCACCCAACGCGGCAGATCCAGCGTCTCAAAGAGGAGAACTACTTCTTCCGTCTGAGCAAGTACGAGCAGCGCCTCAAGGACCTGTACCGCGAGCATCCCGAGTTCTGCGTGCCCGAGATACGTCGCAACGAGGTCCTCGGCTGGCTGGACCGAGGGCTACGCGACATCAGCGTGTCGCGGCGGAATCTCACCTGGGGGATCCCGTTCCCCGACAAGCCTGGCCACACGGTGTATGTCTGGTTCGACGCGCTCATCAACTACGTGACCGGCGTCGGCTTCGGGGCCGACGAGACCACGTTCAAGAAGTGGTGGCCGGCCGACCTGCATGTCATCGGCCTGGACATCACACGCTTTCACTGCATCTTCTGGCCAGCCATGCTGATGTCGGCCGGCATCGAGTTACCGCGGCAGGTCTACGCGCACGGCTTCTTGCACTACGCGGGTGAAGGCAGACTTTCGCGTTCGAGCGGCAACATGATCGATCCCATCGCCGCCGCGAACGAGTGGGGGAGTGATGCGCTTCGATACCTACTCCTGCGCGAGGCGCCGTTCGCGAAGGATTCGCCGATCTCCCCGGAGATCCTCGACCTTCGCTTCAACGCCGATCTCGCGAACGGGCTCGGCAACCTGGTCTCCCGCGCCACGAAGATGGTCGAGCTGTACTCCGACGGCCGGGTGCCAACGCCAGGGAAGGGCGGTCCCTCAGAGAAGGCGCTGCGCGAGACTGCCGAGCGCGCGCTCGAGACGCACGATGTATCGGCCGCGCGGCTCGACTTCTCCGATGCCCTCGCCGCGATCTTCAGCGTCGTCGAAGAGGCGAACAAGCATTTCCAGCGCACCCAGCCGTGGCAGGCGGTGAAGGACCCAGCCCGGAAGGACGAGGTCGACGCGGCTCTTTACGCCGGCCTCGAGGCGGTCCGCCTTGTCGCGTACCTCCTGTTCCCGTACATGCCGACGATCAGCCCGCGCATCGCCGAGGTGCTCGACGTCGAATCGCCGGCGTCTGCGAAATGGGAGGCCGTCGCGCGTTGGGGCCTGCTGCAGCCGGGGAAGCAGATCCGCTCCGCGCCGTCGCTTTTCCCAAGGCTCGAGCGAGCGAAGACGGCCTGA
- a CDS encoding M28 family peptidase yields the protein MRRALTWQLIIGAAIIGGWIFLGLAAPLLTNVDPLKSTTLIIDGPRSVLAPYDPGTYGYPLGSDRNGRDLWAGVMYGARATLTIAFVVLAVRLVVGTTLGALAGWFAGSSLDRGVSALIDAFGAFPTVLFAMLWIFALDIRSGVSAFAAALAITGWWGFGRATRSAVVALRGRPFLEAARSLGLSEFAVFARHVLPNLLPMLAVAAALEASAILLVLGELGFLGIVVGGGQNVSTDVTGRGGGTEFIFATTEWGAILAQGKFEIYRAQWIALVPATAFASAILGFNLMGHGLRTFFERAPVALGKLLSLRTGFAVVAIFVALRLASPYVGPAGSYVPIAREFDSAKARAHVDWLADPARAGRYTGSAGYNDSARYVAEQFKSIGLEPIGSDGTYLQNWGTNIVRLSAMPVFERTGDDPRIYAPRADFSERVGGRAGSGTAEGNVVYVGGGIRTQDYSDYQGTHPEGNIVLIAGPTQGDPIDAAIRSGAKAVIFVAAPELGIIRPSYSAFFEKDVIPVITVTETVADELIAPSGKRIADLRSALQERRRRADQRPSLVRSTPQPLSFDTPTRVRIEVSLRQPEPVRTANVVGMLRGTDPERSKKFMVIGGHLDGVGTDPDGRVFQAANDNASGPAVTIEIARVLAANKAMLKNSVIFVAFAGEEEGLLGSDAFLANAVTQPWRAENIVAFINLDMDGCCGGLAASDESFELHQRLRSAADRLGYDLEYPSGIGGSDHFTFLRRRVPAVMITGTEVGPFHTVGDTPTTVDPARLRASGEVVLQSVLEMAATG from the coding sequence ATGCGCCGCGCGCTCACGTGGCAGCTCATCATCGGCGCGGCGATCATCGGCGGCTGGATCTTCCTCGGACTCGCGGCGCCGCTCCTCACGAACGTCGATCCGCTCAAGAGCACGACGCTGATCATCGACGGTCCGCGCTCGGTCCTCGCGCCGTACGACCCAGGAACGTACGGCTACCCGCTCGGCTCCGATCGCAACGGCCGCGACCTGTGGGCGGGCGTCATGTACGGCGCGCGCGCGACGCTCACGATCGCGTTCGTCGTGCTCGCGGTGCGCCTCGTCGTTGGGACGACGCTCGGCGCGCTCGCGGGCTGGTTCGCCGGCTCGTCGCTCGACCGCGGCGTGTCCGCGCTCATCGACGCGTTCGGCGCGTTCCCGACGGTCCTCTTCGCGATGCTCTGGATCTTCGCCCTCGACATCCGCTCGGGCGTCAGTGCCTTCGCCGCGGCGCTGGCGATCACCGGCTGGTGGGGCTTCGGCCGCGCGACGCGCTCCGCCGTCGTCGCACTGCGCGGGCGTCCGTTCCTCGAGGCCGCCCGATCGCTCGGCCTCTCGGAGTTCGCTGTGTTCGCGCGCCACGTGCTTCCGAATCTGCTTCCGATGCTCGCGGTGGCCGCGGCGCTCGAAGCGAGCGCGATCCTCCTCGTGCTCGGCGAGCTCGGCTTTCTCGGCATCGTCGTGGGCGGCGGGCAGAACGTGTCGACCGATGTCACCGGTCGCGGGGGCGGGACCGAGTTCATCTTCGCGACGACGGAGTGGGGCGCAATTCTGGCGCAGGGGAAGTTCGAGATCTACCGCGCGCAGTGGATCGCGCTCGTTCCCGCGACCGCGTTCGCGAGCGCGATCCTCGGCTTCAACCTGATGGGGCACGGTCTGCGGACGTTCTTCGAGCGCGCACCGGTCGCGCTTGGCAAGCTCCTGTCGCTGCGTACCGGATTCGCGGTCGTGGCGATCTTCGTCGCCCTCCGCCTCGCGAGCCCCTACGTCGGACCGGCGGGCAGCTATGTCCCGATCGCGCGCGAGTTCGACTCGGCCAAGGCGCGCGCGCATGTCGACTGGCTGGCCGACCCGGCGCGCGCGGGACGGTACACCGGGTCCGCCGGTTACAACGACTCCGCGCGGTATGTCGCGGAGCAGTTCAAGTCGATCGGCCTCGAGCCCATCGGAAGCGACGGCACGTACCTCCAGAACTGGGGAACGAACATCGTCAGGCTGAGCGCGATGCCGGTGTTCGAACGCACCGGCGACGATCCGAGGATCTACGCGCCGCGCGCCGACTTCAGCGAGCGCGTCGGTGGCCGCGCTGGCAGCGGCACGGCCGAGGGGAACGTCGTGTACGTCGGTGGTGGGATCCGGACCCAGGATTACAGCGACTACCAGGGAACGCACCCCGAGGGGAACATCGTCCTGATCGCCGGACCGACACAGGGCGATCCGATCGACGCGGCGATCCGCTCCGGCGCCAAAGCCGTGATATTCGTCGCAGCACCCGAGCTCGGCATCATCCGGCCGTCGTACTCGGCGTTCTTCGAGAAGGACGTCATCCCGGTCATCACCGTGACCGAAACGGTGGCCGACGAGCTCATCGCGCCGTCGGGAAAGCGCATCGCCGACCTGCGCAGCGCGCTCCAGGAGCGACGCCGCCGCGCGGATCAACGGCCCAGCCTGGTCCGCAGCACACCTCAGCCACTCTCGTTCGATACGCCGACGCGCGTTCGCATCGAGGTCTCGCTCCGGCAGCCCGAGCCGGTGCGCACGGCGAACGTGGTGGGCATGCTGCGCGGGACCGATCCCGAGCGCTCGAAGAAATTCATGGTCATAGGCGGACACCTCGACGGCGTCGGGACCGACCCGGACGGGAGGGTGTTCCAGGCCGCGAACGACAACGCGTCGGGTCCGGCGGTCACGATCGAGATCGCGCGGGTGCTCGCCGCGAACAAGGCGATGCTGAAGAACTCCGTCATCTTCGTGGCCTTCGCGGGCGAGGAGGAGGGACTCCTCGGCTCGGACGCGTTCCTCGCCAACGCCGTCACGCAACCGTGGCGCGCCGAGAACATCGTGGCCTTCATCAATCTCGACATGGACGGATGCTGCGGCGGTCTCGCGGCGTCCGACGAGAGCTTCGAGCTGCACCAGCGCCTGCGTTCCGCGGCCGACCGCCTCGGCTACGACCTCGAGTACCCATCGGGCATCGGGGGCAGCGATCACTTCACATTCCTGCGCCGGCGGGTGCCCGCGGTGATGATCACAGGCACGGAGGTCGGCCCGTTCCACACCGTCGGCGATACGCCAACGACCGTCGATCCCGCGCGCCTCCGCGCGTCGGGCGAGGTCGTGTTGCAGTCGGTGCTCGAGATGGCGGCGACCGGTTGA
- a CDS encoding TatD family hydrolase, producing the protein MIDAHAHLDDRRFIDDLDDVLARASAAGIERVLSCAEDLASSERNVLIARRHPSVRIAVGVHPHRSESWNSDVLGMIDRLARDKHVVAIGEIGIDLSGRSAPREAQEIAFLAQLSLANVLGLPVVVHVRDAGQLTRELVDRAGAARGMVHCFSEGPEEIDEWMRRGFFVSFAGTVTYPKNDALRRATARASGDRILVETDAPYLTPQARRGERNEPAFVLETLAAVAAARGRDPAELGLQCTENAQKLFGDRF; encoded by the coding sequence GTGATCGACGCACACGCGCACCTCGACGACCGCCGCTTCATTGACGATCTCGACGACGTGCTTGCGCGCGCGTCGGCGGCGGGGATCGAGCGCGTGCTCTCGTGCGCCGAGGATCTCGCGTCCAGTGAACGGAACGTCCTCATCGCGCGTCGACACCCGTCGGTGCGTATCGCGGTCGGTGTTCATCCGCACCGGTCGGAGTCGTGGAACTCCGACGTGCTCGGAATGATCGACCGCCTCGCGCGCGACAAGCACGTCGTCGCGATCGGCGAGATAGGGATCGATCTCTCCGGCCGCAGTGCGCCGCGCGAGGCGCAGGAGATCGCGTTCCTCGCGCAGCTCTCGCTCGCGAACGTTCTCGGGTTGCCGGTCGTCGTCCATGTGCGCGACGCGGGTCAGCTGACGCGCGAGCTCGTCGATCGGGCCGGTGCTGCGCGCGGCATGGTGCACTGCTTCAGCGAGGGACCGGAGGAGATCGACGAGTGGATGCGACGCGGCTTCTTCGTCTCGTTCGCCGGCACCGTGACGTATCCGAAGAACGACGCGCTGCGGCGCGCCACCGCCCGTGCGTCCGGGGACCGGATCCTGGTCGAGACCGATGCGCCGTATCTGACGCCACAGGCGCGCCGCGGCGAGCGGAATGAGCCTGCTTTCGTCCTTGAAACCCTGGCCGCGGTGGCCGCCGCTCGGGGCCGGGACCCCGCCGAGCTTGGCCTCCAGTGCACCGAAAACGCCCAGAAACTCTTCGGAGACCGCTTCTAG